In Cervus elaphus chromosome 7, mCerEla1.1, whole genome shotgun sequence, the following proteins share a genomic window:
- the MRPS18B gene encoding 28S ribosomal protein S18b, mitochondrial encodes MAASVVNMLLRRLPNISPFRGAYGVQVPLQTLCTKAPPEDDSLPPVPASPYEDEPWKYLDSEEYQNRYGSRPVWADYRRNHKGGIPPQRTRKMCIRGNKVAGNPCPICRDQKLHVDFRNVKLLKQFVCAHTGIIFHAPYTGVCMKQHKKLTQAIQKARDHGLLSYHIPQVEPRDLDFSASHGAVSATPPAPTLVSGDPWYPWYSWKQPPERELSRLRRLYQGHLREESGPPPESMPKVPLTAPTEATSAEQAGSQSAL; translated from the exons ATGGCTGCCTCCGTAGTGAACATGTTGCTGAGGCGCCTTCCTAACATTTCGCCCTTCAGAGGTGCCTACGGAGTTCAG GTTCCCCTCCAGACTCTTTGCACCAAAGCCCCCCCTGAGGATGATTCTTTGCCCCCAGTTCCTGCTTCCCCTTATGAGGATGAACCCTGGAAGTACCTGGATTCAGAAg AATACCAGAACCGCTATGGTTCTCGCCCTGTCTGGGCTGACTACCGTCGAAACCACAAAGGCGGAATACCCCCACAGCGGACTCGAAAGATGTGTATT CGTGGAAATAAAGTTGCTGGGAACCCCTGCCCCATCTGCCGGGATCAGAAGCTTCATGTTGACTTTAGG AACGTGAAGCTCTTAAAACAGTTTGTCTGTGCCCACACGGGTATCATCTTCCATGCTCCATATACAG GGGTCTGTATGAAGCAACACAAGAAGTTGACCCAGGCTATCCAGAAAGCCAGGGATCATG GTCTCCTCAGTTACCACATTCCCCAGGTTGAACCCCGGGACCTTGACTTCAGTGCCTCTCATGGAGCTGTGAGTGCTACTCCACCAGCCCCCACTCTGGTTTCTGGTGACCCCTGGTATCCATGGTACAGCTGGAAACAGCCACCAGAGAGAGAGCTGTCCCGCCTTCGCCGGCTCTACCAGGGCCATCTCCGAGAAGAAAGTGGCCCTCCACCTGAGTCAATGCCCAAGGTGCCACTCACGGCCCCCACTGAAGCCACCTCCGCTGAGCAGGCAGGCTCCCAGAGTGCTCTGTAG
- the PPP1R10 gene encoding serine/threonine-protein phosphatase 1 regulatory subunit 10 gives MGSGPIDPKELLKGLDSFLNRDGEVKSVDGISKIFSLMKEARKMVSRCTYLNILLQTRSQEVLVKFIDVGGYKLLNNWLTYSKTTNNIPLLQQILLTLQHLPLTVDHLKQNNTAKLVKQLSKSSDDEELRKLASVLVSDWMAVIRSQSSTQPAEKDKKKRKEEGKSRTTPPERPVTEVKAETRAEEAPEKKREKPKSLRTTAPSHAKFRSTGLELETPSLVPVKKNASAVVVSDKYNLKPIPLKRQSSAAAPGDAAPPAEKKYKPLNTTPNATKEIKVKIIPPQPMEGLGFLDALNSAPVPGIKIKKKKKVLSPTAAKPSPFEGKTSTEPSTAKPSSPEPAPPEAMDTERPGTPVPPVEVPELLDTASLEPGALDVKPVESPGDPSQLTRKGRKRKTVTWPEEGKLREYFYFELDETERVNVNKIKDFGEAAKREILSDRHAFETARRLSHDNMEEKVPWVCPRPLVLPSPLVTPGSNSQERYIQAEREKGILQELFLNKESPHEPDPEPYEPIPPKLIPLDEECSMDETPYVETLEPGGAGGSPDGAGGSKLPPVLANLMGSMGAGKSPQGPGGGGINVQEILTSIMGSPNSHPSEELLKQADYSDKIKQMLVPHGLLGPGPIANGFPPGGPGGPKGMQHFPPGPGGPMPGPHGGPGGPGGPVGPRLLGPPPPPRGGDPFWDGPGDPMRGGPMRGGPGPGPGPYHRGRGGRGGNEPPPPPPPFRGARGGRSGGGPPNGRGGPGGGMVGGGGHRPHEGPGGGMNSGSGHRPHEGPGGGMGGGHRPHEGPGGSMGGGHRPHEGPGGGMGGGSGHRPHEGPGGGMGAGGGHRPHEGPGHGGPHGHRPHDVPGHRGHDHRGPPPHEHRGHDGPGHGGGGHRGHDGGHSHGGDMSNRPVCRHFMMKGNCRYENNCAFYHPGVNGPPLP, from the exons ATGGGTTCGGGTCCCATAGACCCCAAAGAGCTTCTCAAGGGCCTGGATAGTTTCCTTAACCGAGATGGGGAAGTCAAGAGTGTGGATGGGATTTCGAAAATCTTCAG CCTGATGAAAGAGGCACGAAAGATGGTGAGTCGGTGCACGTACTTGAACATTCTCCTGCAGACCCGTTCACAAGAAGTCCTGGTCAA gTTTATTGACGTCGGCGGTTATAAGCTTCTTAACAATTGGCTGACATATTCGAAGACGACCAACAACATTCCCCTCTTACAGCAAATTCTGCTGACCCTGCAGCACCTGCCCCTCACTGTTGACCATCTCAAACAG AACAACACAGCCAAATTGGTGAAGCAGCTGAGCAAGTCGAGTGATGATGAAG AACTCCGGAAATTGGCCTCAGTCCTTGTCAGCGACTGGATGGCGGTCATCCGCTCCCAGAGCAGTACCCAGCCTGCTG agaaagataagaagaaacggaaagaagagggaaagagtCGAACCACCCCTCCTGAGCGACCGGTGACTGAGGTGAAGGCTGAGACTCGGGCTGAGGAGGCCCCggaaaagaagagggagaagcCCAAGTCTCTCCGCACCACAGCGCCCAGTCACGCCAAGTTCCGCTCCACCG GACTAGAGCTGGAGACCCCGTCTTTGGTGCCCGTGAAGAAGAATGCCAGTGCAGTGGTGGTTTCTGACAAGTACAACCTTAAACCCATCCCCCTCAAGCGTCAGAG ttctgcagcTGCCCCAGGAGATGCTGCCCCTCCTGCAGAGAAGAAATACAAACCACTCAACACAACACCCAATGCCACCAAAGAGATCAAAGTGAAGATCATCCCACCACAGC ctaTGGAGGGCCTGGGCTTTCTGGATGCACTCAATTCAGCCCCTGTCCCAGGCATCAAaatcaagaagaagaagaaggtgcTGTCACCCACAGCTGCCAAG CCAAGCCCATTTGAAGGAAAAACAAGCACAGAACCAAGCACGGCCAAACCTTCTTCCCCAGAGCCAGCACCTCCCGAGGCTATGGACACAGAACGTCCTGGGACCCCAGTTCCGCCTGTTGAAGTCCCAGAGCTCCTGGATACTG CCTCTTTGGAGCCAGGAGCTCTGGATGTGAAGCCAGTGGAGAGTCCCGGTGATCCTAGCCAGCTGACCCGGAAAGGCAGGAAGAGGAAAACTGTGACGTGGCCGGAGGAGGGCAAGCTGAGAGAGTATTTCTATTTTGAACTGGATGAGACTGAGCGAG TAAATGTGAATAAGATCAAGGACTTCGGCGAAGCAGCTAAGCGAGAGATACTGTCAGACCGACATGCATTTGAGACAGCCCGGCGTCTGAGCCATGACAACATGGAGGAGAAGGTGCCCTGGGTGTGCCCCCGGCCCCTGGTGCTGCCCTCGCCCCTTGTCACCCCTGGAAGCAACAGCCAGGAGCGGTATATCCAGGCTGAGCGGGAGAAGGGGATCCTTCAGGAGCTCTTCCTGAACAAGGAAAG TCCTCATGAGCCTGATCCTGAGCCCTATGAGCCTATCCCCCCAAAGCTCATCCCCCTAGATGAG GAATGTTCCATGGACGAGACCCCGTATGTTGAGACCCTAGAACCTGGGGGGGCCGGTGGCTCACCTGACGGAGCAGGTGGTTCCAAGTTGCCTCCAGTCCTGGCTAATCTGATGGGGAGCATGGGTGCCGGGAAGAGCCCCCAgggtcctggaggagggggcatcAACGTGCAGGAGATCCTCACCTCCATCATG GGTAGCCCCAACAGTCATCCCTCAGAAGAACTGCTGAAGCAAGCAGACTATTCAGACAAGATCAAGCAGATGCTGG TGCCACATGGACTCTTAGGCCCTGGTCCGATAGCCAATGGTTTCCCACCTGGAGGCCCTGGGGGCCCCAAGGGCATGCAGCACTTCCCCCCTGGACCTGGGGGGCCTATGCCAG GTCCCCATGGAGGCCCTGGGggccctggtgggccagtgggtCCACGTCTCCTgggtcccccaccccctccccggggGGGCGACCCCTTCTGGGATGGCCCAGGTGACCCTATGCGGGGTGGCCCGATGCGGGGCGGGCCAGGACCTGGCCCTGGGCCATACCATAGAGGCCGTGGTGGCCGAGGAGGAAAtgaacctcctcctcctcctcctccattccGGGGGGCCAGAGGAGGTCGCTCTGGAGGCGGACCCCCAAATGGACGAGGGGGCCCTGGTGGGGGCATGGTTGGCGGCGGTGGACATCGTCCCCATGAAGGCCCTGGTGGCGGCATGAACAGTGGCAGCGGACATCGTCCCCATGAAGGCCCTGGCGGTGGCATGGGTGGTGGGCACCGCCCCCACGAAGGCCCTGGCGGTAGCATGGGTGGGGGGCACCGCCCCCACGAAGGCCCCGGCGGTGGCATGGGTGGAGGCAGTGGACATCGCCCCCATGAAGGTCCTGGTGGAGGAATGGGTGCTGGTGGTGGCCATCGGCCCCATGAAGGCCCTGGACACGGGGGGCCCCATGGCCACCGGCCTCATGATGTCCCTGGTCACCGAGGACACGACCACCGAGGGCCACCCCCTCACGAGCACCGTGGCCATGATGGCCCTGGCCATGGAGGAGGGGGCCACAGAGGGCATGATGGTGGCCACAGCCACGGAGGAG ACATGTCAAACCGCCCTGTGTGTCGACATTTCATGATGAAGGGCAACTGCCGCTATGAGAACAACTGTGCCTTCTACCACCCGGGTGTCAACGGGCCCCCCCTGCCCTAG